Proteins encoded in a region of the Phacochoerus africanus isolate WHEZ1 chromosome 8, ROS_Pafr_v1, whole genome shotgun sequence genome:
- the LOC125134633 gene encoding glyoxylate/hydroxypyruvate reductase B-like isoform X1, which produces MSRCGLDTGPSPPRAMPAMGDQELPGVLVSGFEGPCSICEDHVGVLQKHFNLITMQEFLENKTHFGPKIQAIYLWAGKPHINQKLLQSLPSLQVIASSGVGLDHLDLKLIDSFGVKVANTPHAVANPTADLGMALLLAVARRVVEGHQLAISPHTENFSANWLGEEVTGATLGIIGMGTIGYKIAQRARAFEMKILYHNRKRRSLEEEEAVGATYCERLDDLLQQSDFVMLAVNLTPQSQGLIGRRELSLMKPTATLINVGRGLLVDQDALVEALQTGVIKAAALDVTYPEPLPRDHPLLELKNVILTPHIGSATHQARRQMMENLVESILASLSGLPIPNEVLLK; this is translated from the exons GCCATGGGCGATCAGGAACTACCTGGAGTTTTGGTGTCTGGATTTGAAGGACCATGTAGCATATGTGAAGATCATGTTGGAGTTCTGCAGAAACACTTTAATCTCATTACTATGCAAGagtttttggaaaataaaacacactttGGTCCGAAGATCCAAGCTATATACCTCTGGGCTGGAAAGCCACACATCAACCAGAAGCTCCTGCAGAGCCTGCCCTCCTTGCAGGTCATCGCCAGCTCAGGGGTAGGGCTGGACCACCTGGACCTGAAGCTCATTGACAGCTTTGGTGTGAAGGTGGCCAACACACCCCATGCTGTTGCCAACCCCACAGCAGACCTGGGGATGGCCTTGCTGTTGGCCGTAGCTCGGAGAGTCGTGGAAG GTCATCAGCTGGCTATTTCACCACATACGGAGAATTTTTCTGCAAATTGGTTGGGTGAAGAAGTGACGGGGGCCACTCTGGGAATTATCGGCATGGGCACCATTGGCTATAAAATTGCTCAGAGGGCCAGAGCATTTGAAATGAAGATTCTCTATCACAATAGGAAACGCag GagcttggaggaggaggaagctgttGGGGCCACTTACTGTGAGAGGCTGGATGACTTGCTTCAGCAATCGGACTTTGTGATGTTAGCAGTGAACCTGACACCCCAGTCCCAAGGGCTAATTGGGAGGAGGGAGCTGAGTTTGATGAAGCCCACTGCCACTCTCATCAACGTGGGCAGAG GTCTATTAGTTGATCAAGATGCCCTGGTGGAAGCCCTTCAGACTGGAGTCATTAAAGCTGCGGCACTGGATGTGACATACCCAGAGCCCCTGCCCAG AGATCATCCTTTGTTAGAGTTGAAGAACGTCATTCTGACACCTCACATTGGAAGTGCAACCCATCAAGCAAGACGACAGATGATGGAAAATTTGGTTGAAAGcatcctggcttctctcagtggccTTCCTATTCCTAATGAAGTGCTACTTAAATGA
- the LOC125134633 gene encoding glyoxylate/hydroxypyruvate reductase B-like isoform X2, translating into MGDQELPGVLVSGFEGPCSICEDHVGVLQKHFNLITMQEFLENKTHFGPKIQAIYLWAGKPHINQKLLQSLPSLQVIASSGVGLDHLDLKLIDSFGVKVANTPHAVANPTADLGMALLLAVARRVVEGHQLAISPHTENFSANWLGEEVTGATLGIIGMGTIGYKIAQRARAFEMKILYHNRKRRSLEEEEAVGATYCERLDDLLQQSDFVMLAVNLTPQSQGLIGRRELSLMKPTATLINVGRGLLVDQDALVEALQTGVIKAAALDVTYPEPLPRDHPLLELKNVILTPHIGSATHQARRQMMENLVESILASLSGLPIPNEVLLK; encoded by the exons ATGGGCGATCAGGAACTACCTGGAGTTTTGGTGTCTGGATTTGAAGGACCATGTAGCATATGTGAAGATCATGTTGGAGTTCTGCAGAAACACTTTAATCTCATTACTATGCAAGagtttttggaaaataaaacacactttGGTCCGAAGATCCAAGCTATATACCTCTGGGCTGGAAAGCCACACATCAACCAGAAGCTCCTGCAGAGCCTGCCCTCCTTGCAGGTCATCGCCAGCTCAGGGGTAGGGCTGGACCACCTGGACCTGAAGCTCATTGACAGCTTTGGTGTGAAGGTGGCCAACACACCCCATGCTGTTGCCAACCCCACAGCAGACCTGGGGATGGCCTTGCTGTTGGCCGTAGCTCGGAGAGTCGTGGAAG GTCATCAGCTGGCTATTTCACCACATACGGAGAATTTTTCTGCAAATTGGTTGGGTGAAGAAGTGACGGGGGCCACTCTGGGAATTATCGGCATGGGCACCATTGGCTATAAAATTGCTCAGAGGGCCAGAGCATTTGAAATGAAGATTCTCTATCACAATAGGAAACGCag GagcttggaggaggaggaagctgttGGGGCCACTTACTGTGAGAGGCTGGATGACTTGCTTCAGCAATCGGACTTTGTGATGTTAGCAGTGAACCTGACACCCCAGTCCCAAGGGCTAATTGGGAGGAGGGAGCTGAGTTTGATGAAGCCCACTGCCACTCTCATCAACGTGGGCAGAG GTCTATTAGTTGATCAAGATGCCCTGGTGGAAGCCCTTCAGACTGGAGTCATTAAAGCTGCGGCACTGGATGTGACATACCCAGAGCCCCTGCCCAG AGATCATCCTTTGTTAGAGTTGAAGAACGTCATTCTGACACCTCACATTGGAAGTGCAACCCATCAAGCAAGACGACAGATGATGGAAAATTTGGTTGAAAGcatcctggcttctctcagtggccTTCCTATTCCTAATGAAGTGCTACTTAAATGA
- the RBFA gene encoding putative ribosome-binding factor A, mitochondrial, translating into MWATLRGLGVPHAGLLGGAQGLHTSPVSYGKNLLKKFASKTKKKFWYEGPSLGSHLTYKPSQLEFLTKSTSKRTRKEDHVRLRALNGLLHKALTDMLCTPEVSQEIYDLNVELSKVSLTTDFSACRVFWRATLSEAQNAHMEAVLRRSAAHMRHLLMSQQTLRSMPPIVFVQDKKHAAAVEVDQLLASADFGPVDEKDNFTQNDFRNPEAPDTMSPCDSSGPATHSSLYGIDHEALNKQVVEYKQRREKGHGGMSPMWPEREAEPTKHMKRRRARPHGDDGLSPQNCLWGDCGEPLPEEQASAYKWRFQEAEQELEVERKDQGNC; encoded by the exons ATGTGGGCGACGCTCCGGGGGCTGGGGGTCCCACACGCTGGGCTCTTGGGCGGCGCCCAAGGCCTGCACACCTCGCCAGTGTCCTATGGCAAGAACCTGCTTAAGAAATTTGCCTCGAAAACCAA GAAGAAGTTTTGGTATGAAGGTCCTTCCTTAGGCTCTCACTTG ACTTACAAGCCATCACAGTTGGAATTCCTAACGAAGAGCACATCCAAAAGGACCAGGAAGGAAGACCATGTGCGCCTGAGGGCCCTCAACGGACTCCTTCACAAAGCGCTGACCGACATGCTGTGTACCCCTGAAGTGAGCCAGGAGATCTATGACCTGAATGTGGAGCTCTCTAAG GTCTCTTTGACTACAGACTTTTCTGCCTGCCGAGTGTTCTGGAGGGCGACACTCTCTGAGGCTCAGAATGCACACATGGAGGCCGTCCTGCGGAGGAGTGCTGCGCACATGAG GCATCTTTTGATGTCCCAGCAGACCCTGAGGAGCATGCCACCAATAGTGTTTGTTCAGGACAAAAAACATGCAGCTGCAGTGGAG GTTGATCAGTTATTGGCAAGTGCTGATTTTGGACCCGTAGATGAAAAAGACAACTTTACACAAAATGATTTCAG GAACCCTGAGGCCCCTGACACCATGTCGCCATGTGACAGCTCTGGCCCTGCCACGCACTCGAGTCTATATGGGATTGATCACGAGGCGCTCAACAAGCAGGTTGTGGAATacaagcagaggagagagaaggggcatGGGGGCATGAGCCCCATGTGGCCGGAGCGAGAGGCTGAGCCCACAAAGCACATGAAGAGGAGGAGAGCCAGGCCCCATGGGGACGATGGCCTCTCTCCCCAGAACTGCCTGTGGGGAGACTGTGGTGAGCCCCTTCCTGAGGAGCAGGCCTCAGCATACAAGTGGCGGTTCCAGGAAGCAGAGCAGGAActggaggtggagagaaaggaTCAGGGCAACTGTTAG